From a single Planctomycetota bacterium genomic region:
- a CDS encoding terpene cyclase/mutase family protein → MRCLAALALFALAVSFSGRSLAAETPAEPVPQYQFESITVATASADEPRAAALDVEKALKYLDQGALAWSGSRKCVSCHTNGMYMTVRPALSPTAGAPNPAIREFFVKTLKQKQEVAAETLAKGTAPEQVIYLATGLAEWDRHVSRELSAETAAALKLMLSIQREDGTWGAIDCWPPYESDSYHPATVAAMAIATAPGWLANLKDEDQLARVERLRQYLRTTKPPHDYGRVLLLWASTRLPGIVEDRAELLSTLSKHQREDGGWSIRTFAEPEQWGRGNRAEKLRGEPDFANPASDGHMTGLAIVVLREAGVPANDPRIERGIAWLKSQQRASGRWWTRSLNTDKSHYITYSGTAYPLWALQMCGQLPVQPTVKAASR, encoded by the coding sequence ATGCGTTGCCTCGCCGCGCTCGCCTTGTTCGCACTCGCCGTTTCATTTTCGGGAAGGTCACTGGCCGCCGAAACACCCGCCGAGCCGGTACCGCAATATCAATTTGAATCGATCACTGTGGCGACGGCCTCGGCCGACGAGCCGCGCGCCGCGGCGCTCGACGTCGAGAAGGCGCTCAAGTACTTGGACCAGGGGGCGCTCGCCTGGTCAGGCAGCCGCAAATGCGTGAGCTGTCACACCAACGGCATGTACATGACGGTTCGCCCGGCGCTTTCGCCGACGGCCGGCGCGCCGAATCCGGCCATTCGCGAGTTCTTCGTCAAGACCTTGAAGCAAAAGCAAGAGGTGGCCGCCGAGACTCTTGCCAAAGGAACGGCCCCCGAACAAGTGATCTACCTGGCCACTGGTCTGGCCGAATGGGATCGTCACGTGAGCCGCGAGTTGTCCGCCGAGACCGCTGCCGCGCTGAAGCTGATGCTTTCGATCCAGCGCGAAGACGGCACCTGGGGCGCGATCGATTGCTGGCCGCCGTACGAAAGCGACTCGTATCATCCAGCGACCGTGGCGGCGATGGCCATTGCCACCGCGCCGGGCTGGTTGGCCAACTTGAAGGACGAAGATCAGCTCGCGCGTGTCGAGCGCCTGCGTCAATACCTGCGCACGACAAAGCCCCCGCACGACTATGGCCGGGTGCTGTTGCTGTGGGCCAGCACGCGGTTGCCGGGCATTGTTGAAGACCGGGCCGAGCTGCTCTCGACATTGAGCAAGCATCAACGCGAAGACGGCGGCTGGTCGATCCGCACCTTTGCCGAGCCCGAGCAATGGGGACGCGGCAATCGAGCCGAGAAGCTGCGCGGCGAGCCCGACTTTGCCAACCCGGCCAGCGATGGACACATGACCGGCCTGGCCATCGTCGTGCTGCGCGAGGCGGGCGTGCCGGCGAACGATCCCAGGATCGAGCGGGGCATCGCCTGGCTCAAGTCGCAACAGCGCGCTTCCGGGCGCTGGTGGACGCGCTCGCTGAACACCGACAAGTCCCACTACATCACCTACAGCGGCACGGCTTATCCGCTGTGGGCGCTGCAAATGTGCGGGCAACTCCCGGTCCAACCGACCGTCAAAGCCGCTTCTCGCTGA
- a CDS encoding methyltransferase domain-containing protein codes for MPWDPTIYGRFSSERARPFGDLLAQINVESPGTIVDLGCGAGALTQTLSERWPAAHVIGVDNSAEMLAAAQPLSQRGRLEFVEADLATWKCATPIDLIVSNAALHWIDDHAALLARLTAVLAAGGTLAVQMPNNFRAPSHTILFDLVHEARWRERVAGVGLHADSVQPLAWYVERLHALGCVVNAWETTYMHVLRGPQPVLNWLRGTSLRPLLARLDEQEAAEFERELGRRLDQAYPPSGDVTLFPFSRIFFSARNT; via the coding sequence ATGCCCTGGGATCCCACAATCTACGGCAGATTCAGCAGCGAGCGAGCGCGACCGTTCGGCGACCTGCTGGCCCAGATCAACGTCGAATCTCCGGGCACGATTGTCGACCTGGGCTGTGGCGCGGGTGCGCTGACCCAAACCTTGAGCGAGCGCTGGCCCGCGGCCCATGTGATCGGCGTCGACAATTCGGCCGAGATGCTGGCGGCGGCACAACCGCTGTCGCAACGCGGCCGGCTGGAGTTCGTCGAGGCCGATCTAGCGACTTGGAAGTGTGCGACGCCAATCGACTTGATTGTCAGCAATGCGGCGCTGCATTGGATTGACGATCACGCGGCGCTCCTGGCGCGACTGACGGCCGTGTTGGCGGCCGGCGGCACGCTGGCCGTGCAGATGCCGAACAACTTCCGCGCACCGAGCCACACAATCTTGTTCGACTTGGTCCACGAAGCGCGCTGGCGTGAGCGCGTGGCCGGCGTCGGGCTGCACGCCGATTCGGTGCAGCCGCTGGCCTGGTACGTCGAACGGTTGCACGCGCTGGGCTGCGTGGTCAACGCCTGGGAAACGACCTATATGCACGTGCTGCGCGGGCCACAGCCGGTGTTGAATTGGCTGCGCGGCACGTCGCTCCGGCCGCTGTTGGCACGGCTTGACGAACAAGAGGCCGCCGAGTTCGAACGCGAGCTAGGCCGACGCCTTGATCAGGCGTATCCCCCGTCGGGCGATGTGACGCTGTTTCCGTTCTCGCGTATCTTCTTCAGCGCGCGGAATACTTAG
- a CDS encoding xylosidase/arabinosidase: MTPYAGQHAAGVDRATLTGKLMAGYQGWFTTADDGTGQGWRHYAKQGKFEPGYCTIDLWPDVAELDADEKSATPFRHADGSTAYVFSSSRQKTVLRHFRWMREYGLDGVFVQRFAVATVRPGDLRHCNSVLMNCRQGANENGRCYALMYDLSGLKADGIEQVIADFKLLVDRMKLGRDANDHAYLQHNGKPVVAVWGVGFNDKRAYTLAECDRLVTFLKDDPQYGGNCVMLGVPTYWRSLERDAMPDPLLHQIILKADIVSPWTVGRYHSPESAERHATQVAAPDITWCREHHKDYLPVAFPGFSWHNMRPESKPNAIPRLKGDFLWRQFTAYKQAGATMIYQAMFDEIDEGTAIFKCTNDPPVGASSFITLEGLPTDHYLWLVGRGAKLLRGEIEATPTQPTRSK; encoded by the coding sequence ATGACGCCCTACGCGGGTCAGCACGCGGCCGGCGTCGATCGCGCCACGCTGACCGGCAAGCTGATGGCCGGCTATCAAGGCTGGTTCACTACGGCCGATGACGGCACCGGCCAGGGCTGGCGGCATTACGCGAAGCAGGGGAAGTTCGAGCCGGGTTATTGCACGATCGACCTCTGGCCCGACGTTGCGGAACTTGATGCCGACGAGAAGTCCGCTACGCCGTTCCGGCACGCCGACGGCAGCACCGCGTACGTCTTCAGCTCGTCGCGCCAGAAAACCGTCCTGCGTCACTTTCGCTGGATGCGCGAGTACGGGCTCGACGGCGTCTTTGTCCAGCGCTTTGCCGTGGCGACGGTGCGCCCCGGCGACCTGCGACACTGCAACAGCGTGCTGATGAATTGCCGGCAAGGGGCGAATGAGAACGGTCGCTGCTACGCCCTGATGTACGATCTGTCGGGTCTGAAAGCCGACGGCATCGAACAAGTGATCGCCGATTTCAAGCTGCTGGTCGATCGAATGAAACTCGGTCGCGACGCCAACGATCACGCTTACCTACAGCACAACGGCAAGCCGGTCGTCGCCGTCTGGGGCGTGGGGTTCAATGACAAGCGAGCCTACACGTTGGCCGAGTGCGACCGGCTGGTGACGTTTCTGAAGGACGATCCACAATACGGCGGCAACTGCGTGATGCTCGGCGTGCCGACCTACTGGCGCAGTCTCGAACGGGACGCCATGCCCGACCCGTTGTTGCACCAGATCATTCTCAAGGCCGACATCGTCAGCCCCTGGACCGTTGGCCGATACCATTCGCCCGAGTCGGCCGAACGCCACGCCACGCAAGTCGCCGCGCCGGACATCACGTGGTGCCGCGAGCACCACAAGGACTACTTGCCCGTCGCGTTCCCCGGCTTCAGTTGGCACAACATGCGCCCCGAGTCCAAGCCCAACGCCATCCCGCGCTTGAAAGGGGATTTCCTCTGGCGGCAGTTCACGGCCTATAAGCAAGCCGGCGCGACGATGATCTACCAGGCGATGTTCGACGAGATCGACGAAGGGACCGCCATCTTCAAATGCACGAACGACCCGCCAGTCGGCGCGAGCAGCTTCATCACCCTCGAAGGCCTGCCGACGGACCATTATCTGTGGCTGGTGGGCAGGGGGGCGAAGCTGCTCCGCGGCGAGATCGAAGCCACGCCGACGCAACCGACGCGTTCTAAATGA